The Candidatus Methylomirabilis sp. sequence CTGGCCTTGGATATGCGCTGGTCGTGGAACCATGCCGCCGACGAAGTGTGGCGGCAGCTTGATCCCGCGCTTTGGGAACTCACGCATAACCCATGGGTCGTCTTGCAGACGGTCTCGCGGGACCAGCTCGAGCGCGTGCTGGCCGATCCTATGTTCCACAAAAGCGTCGATGAACTTGTACAAGCCAAGCGGCAAGTGGCCGAGGCGTCCGCGTGGTTTCAGCACACCTACCCGCAGTCTCCTCTGACCTGTGTCGCGTATTTCAGCATGGAATTCATGTTGAGCGAAGCGCTCCCTATCTATTCGGGCGGGCTTGGCAATGTGGCCGGCGATCAGCTCAAATCCGCCAGCGATCTGGGCGTACCGGTGATCGGCGTGGGACTGCTCTACCAGCAAGGCTATTTTCGGCAGGTCATCGACGAGGACGGCGCGCAACAAGCCCTCTTTCCATATAACGATCCAGGACAACTGCCGATCACGCCGTTACGCCACCCGAACGGGGAGTGGTTGCGGTTGGAGATCGCTTTACCCAGTTACTCGGTCTGGCTGCGCGCCTGGCAGGTCCAGGTCGGCAGAGTACAACTCTACCTGCTGGACAGCAATGACGCGGCGAACTTTCCCGCTCATCGAGGGATCACAAGCGAACTCTATGGAGGGGGGCCGGAACTGCGCCTCAAGCAAGAACTACTCCTCGGGATCGGCGGATGGCGGCTGCTCAGCGCGCTCGGCATCCAGCCGGAAGTCTGTCACCTGAATGAAGGACATGCAGCCTTCGCCGTGTTGGAACGCGCCCTGAGCTTCATGAAAGAGACGGGGCAGCCCTTCGACGTGGCACTAGCCGTTACGCGAGCGGGAAACCTTTTCACCACCCACACGGCAGTAGCCGACGGCTTTGACCGCTTCGATCCTGCCCTCATCAAGCAATACCTCGGTGGCTACGCCGAGCAGAAGCTTGGCATCACACTCCACGATTTGCTGGCCCTGGGCCGGCAGAACCCGGACGACTCGTCGGAACGTTTCAACATGGCCTATCTGGCGATCCGCGGAAGCGGGGCGGTCAATGGCGTGAGTCGATTGCATGGGAAGGTGAGCCGGCTCCTCTTTGAGTCTCTCTTTCCGCACTGGCCGCAAGACGACGTGCCGGTTGGACACGTGACCAACGGAGTTCATATGCCGAGTTGGGACTCGGCGGCAGCCGACGATCTGTGGACGAAGGCCTGTGGAAAAGACCGCTGGCTGAGGACAACAGAAACCCTGGATCAGGACATTCGCCGTATCTCCGATTCCAGGCTCTGGCAATTTCGCACCGCTGCCAGCCAGTCTCTCATAGAATACGCTCGGGAGCGGTTGTCCCGGCAACTGGCCGCCTCCGGCGCGTCGCCCGAGGCGGTTGACGGGGCGACACATCTATTTGATCCCCACGCCTTGACACTAGGCTTTGCGCGGCGCTTCGCGACCTACAAGAGACCGAATCTGCTGCTGCACGACCCGGAGCGACTGCTTCGCCTGTTAACCAATCCAGAGCGACCGGTGCAACTCATCATCGCCGGCAAGGCCCATCCGGACGACCGGGCGGGGCAGGCCTTGATCCATGAATGGATACATTTCATCCGCCAGCCAGATGCCAGACCCCACATCGTCTTCTTGAGCGACTACGACATGTTGTTAACGGAGCGCCTGGTGCAGGGGGTGGACGTCTGGATCAACACCCCACGACGACCCTGGGAGGCCTGTGGAACGAGCGGCATGAAGGTGCTCGTCAATGGCGGCATCAATCTGTCGGAATTGGACGGCTGGTGGGCGGAAGCCTACACCCCTGAAGTGGGGTGGGCGTTGGGGGATGGTCAGGAGCATGACGAGGATACTGCCTGGGACGCGGTTGAAGCCGCAGCGCTCTACGATCTGCTCGAACGCCAGGTGGTTCCCGAGTTTTACACCCGCAATGGGGAGGGCATCCCCACCGCCTGGGTGGCGCGCATGCGGGAAAGCATGGCGCGGTTGACACCGCGCTTCTCCGCCAACCGCACGGTGCGCGAATACACCGAGCAACACTACCTTCCGGCTGCGTTAGCCTTTCGTGAGCGCGCTGCCGATCAAGGCGCAGTGGGAAGGCAGATGGTCGATTGGCTGCACAGTCTGGAGCAGAAATGGGCCTCGCTACACTTCGGCGAAGTGAAGGTTGAGACTCGTGACGAGCAGCACGTATTTGAAGTTCAGGTCTGTCTCAATGACCTCGACCCTAAGGCGGTGCGGGTAGAGCTGTACGCCGACGACGTCATGGGCAGTGCTCCCGTGCGGCAGGAGATGAAGCGCATTCGTCAACTGGCCGGCGCGTCAGGCGGCTACGTGTACAGCGCGGCTGTATCTGCTGCTCGCCCTTCAGCGGACTATACGGCGCGAGTCATGCCGCACTGCGACGGCGTTGCGATCCCACTGGAATGCGCTCACGTACTGTGGCGGCCCCGGTAACGTGACTCGCACACCTCGTATGCCCTTACAGTTTATAGCCGAACCGGCGGAGCAGTGCCTTTCGTTCGGTGATGTCGGTCTCCTGCTCAATCCCCTTCGACGCCAACCCATCTACGACCCCGACGATACCACGTCCGGTGGCCGTTTCAGCCAGTATCACCTCTACCGGATTGGCAGTTGCGCAATAGATACCGCAGACCTCCGGCACCTGGCGAATCACTGGCAGGACGTTGATCGGAAAGCTGTTCTGAAGGAAGATCAGAAAACTGTGACCGGCCCCGATCGCGTAGGCGTTGTTGCGCGCCAGCTCTACCAGCGCCTGGTCGGTCCCGCTCCATCGCACCAGGCACGGCCCTGACGACTCGCAGAAGGCGAGGCCAAAGGCGATACCAGGCACAGCCGTCACAAGGGCTTCGTGCAGGTCCTCAACAGTCTTGATAAAGTGGGCTTGTCCCAGGATCAGATTGATCGATTCAGGTTTCTGGATGG is a genomic window containing:
- the glgP gene encoding alpha-glucan family phosphorylase, with protein sequence MGKHTRTSHPIYNLLPMEVEGFDALAELALDMRWSWNHAADEVWRQLDPALWELTHNPWVVLQTVSRDQLERVLADPMFHKSVDELVQAKRQVAEASAWFQHTYPQSPLTCVAYFSMEFMLSEALPIYSGGLGNVAGDQLKSASDLGVPVIGVGLLYQQGYFRQVIDEDGAQQALFPYNDPGQLPITPLRHPNGEWLRLEIALPSYSVWLRAWQVQVGRVQLYLLDSNDAANFPAHRGITSELYGGGPELRLKQELLLGIGGWRLLSALGIQPEVCHLNEGHAAFAVLERALSFMKETGQPFDVALAVTRAGNLFTTHTAVADGFDRFDPALIKQYLGGYAEQKLGITLHDLLALGRQNPDDSSERFNMAYLAIRGSGAVNGVSRLHGKVSRLLFESLFPHWPQDDVPVGHVTNGVHMPSWDSAAADDLWTKACGKDRWLRTTETLDQDIRRISDSRLWQFRTAASQSLIEYARERLSRQLAASGASPEAVDGATHLFDPHALTLGFARRFATYKRPNLLLHDPERLLRLLTNPERPVQLIIAGKAHPDDRAGQALIHEWIHFIRQPDARPHIVFLSDYDMLLTERLVQGVDVWINTPRRPWEACGTSGMKVLVNGGINLSELDGWWAEAYTPEVGWALGDGQEHDEDTAWDAVEAAALYDLLERQVVPEFYTRNGEGIPTAWVARMRESMARLTPRFSANRTVREYTEQHYLPAALAFRERAADQGAVGRQMVDWLHSLEQKWASLHFGEVKVETRDEQHVFEVQVCLNDLDPKAVRVELYADDVMGSAPVRQEMKRIRQLAGASGGYVYSAAVSAARPSADYTARVMPHCDGVAIPLECAHVLWRPR
- a CDS encoding adenosine-specific kinase, which translates into the protein MAVNFISVTIQKPESINLILGQAHFIKTVEDLHEALVTAVPGIAFGLAFCESSGPCLVRWSGTDQALVELARNNAYAIGAGHSFLIFLQNSFPINVLPVIRQVPEVCGIYCATANPVEVILAETATGRGIVGVVDGLASKGIEQETDITERKALLRRFGYKL